Part of the Halobaculum halobium genome, TGAGTGGCCGAAGAACCAGTCGACGCCCGTCCGAATCGCGGTTCGCTTACAGCTCGGGGACGTTCACGTGGAACTCGCCCTCGCGCGACTCGACCAGACAGAGGTGAAAGCCCTGCTTGCGCGAGAGCTTCACGAAGCTCTTGCGCTTGCCCCGTGAGAGCAGTCCGCCGCCGGTCGCGTCGGCGGCCGCCTCCAGCGCCCCCGGGTCGAAGAACGACGCGGTGACGTAGAAGCCGGCCGCGAGGTGGTCGTCCGCGTCGGCGACGGCGCTCGCGTCGCCGACGAGCCCGTCGAGCATCGACTCGGTCGTCGCGTCGCGGCCCTCCGTCACGTCGGCCACCAGCAGCGGGTTGCCCATGCGGTCTCGCAACACCACGTCGAAGGTGTGCTCGGTCGCGCCGCCGTCGGCGTCGTCGACCGCGACCGTCCCGTCGAGTTCGGCGCGGTCGATCTCCGGGATGGCGTCGAACAGGTCACGCAGCGCCGATTCGTTGCCCGTGCTTTGGATCTCGTACAGGAGCTCGCGGACCGCCCACTCGACGAACCCGTACTCGATGGTCTCGGTGAGGTACTCCCGGAACGGCCGGCCGTCGACGGCCGCGTCTTCCGCCTCGAAGTCGGTGTGTACCTCCAGCCGGAGGTTGTCGTTCACGTCCGAGCGTCCCGAGCCGCCCGCGTGGGCCTTCTCCAGCGTCGCACCGCCCTTCGAGTCGTAGCGGACGAACAGATTCGTCCCCGCCAGCGCCCGGTCGGCGGAAATCGTCCGCGCGGGCGCGTCGCCGTCGCTGCCGGAGGACGCCCGATCGCGGGCCGTCTCCAGTTCCTCGCGCGCCTCGGCCAACTGCGTCTCCAGCTCCTCGACTCGCTCGGCGAGGCGGTCGTTCTCCTCGCGGAGTCGATCGAGCTCGTCCTCGTTCGATTCGAGCTGCTCGCGCGCCTCCCGGGCGCCTTCGATGGCGCGGTCTCGTTCGGCGCGCGCCGTCGCGAGCGCCTCCCGGGCGGCCGCGAGTTCCTCGCCGGCGTCCGCGGATCCCGCTGTGCGGTCCTGTCGGTCGTCGCCGCGGTCGCTCGACCCCCTGTCGTCCGCATCGCTGGCGGGGGACTCCACCGGCCGATCGGCGTTTGCCGTCGCGGAAGTTGACCCGTTCGGCTCTTGGGCGGTGGGTCCGCTCGGTTCTCGGGTAGCCCCGTTCGGCTCCTGCTCCGATCGGGCCTGCTGGCGACGACCTTCGGCGGCGGTCGCCCCGTTCGTTCGTGCGCCCTCCGCCTCCCGCGTCGACGTCCGCGACGGGTCGAGCGACGGGATCGACCGAGTCTCGCGCCACTGTTCCTCCGCGGA contains:
- a CDS encoding DUF7527 domain-containing protein, encoding MDGETVETVTGWESEPLSGGIDGLRTLQSRDFTGAVTEGHAWLFMLNGRVVGVFDGSLDSFADADGTAYAAPDPSLPLLYAMRERGGETKARYYTNDTALSAADSKLSSGKFTGYIELSENVLSGDYYAVYYGGRRLACAFVGTGEQKQVLTGDEAFEAADDEVGIYEVVDVDVDVVDIPDPEPEPTPAAEPGPGSEPEADAESPADDSPTSITFGGAGESSDAGESSEPGEPGEPGEPGEPGEPGGPDGAAASDEPSETTRPAAASEPSDASAPTAAADGAVDEAESETAASREPAGSGEAAASRAELESESPVSSTAPSPSDDEVRAAADPDRETPGPSREVESDRSSASRSDARPRDGADGEEPSGDGDPFSAEEQWRETRSIPSLDPSRTSTREAEGARTNGATAAEGRRQQARSEQEPNGATREPSGPTAQEPNGSTSATANADRPVESPASDADDRGSSDRGDDRQDRTAGSADAGEELAAAREALATARAERDRAIEGAREAREQLESNEDELDRLREENDRLAERVEELETQLAEAREELETARDRASSGSDGDAPARTISADRALAGTNLFVRYDSKGGATLEKAHAGGSGRSDVNDNLRLEVHTDFEAEDAAVDGRPFREYLTETIEYGFVEWAVRELLYEIQSTGNESALRDLFDAIPEIDRAELDGTVAVDDADGGATEHTFDVVLRDRMGNPLLVADVTEGRDATTESMLDGLVGDASAVADADDHLAAGFYVTASFFDPGALEAAADATGGGLLSRGKRKSFVKLSRKQGFHLCLVESREGEFHVNVPEL